Proteins found in one Sorghum bicolor cultivar BTx623 chromosome 1, Sorghum_bicolor_NCBIv3, whole genome shotgun sequence genomic segment:
- the LOC8085951 gene encoding scopoletin glucosyltransferase, producing the protein MTAAVDTAAVAGAGRRLRVFFLPSFIRGHLIPHTDLACRVAAARTTEVEATMVVTPANAALIAPTVARAAAAGHAVRVLCYPFPDVGLGEGVECLTTAAAHDAWRVYRAMEIVQPSHESLLRDHRPDAIVADVPFWWTNEVAAELGVPRLTFHPVGIFALLAMNSLFTIRSDIIRTSSAAPGTVLSVPGLPGKEIAIPVSELPNFLVQDDHLSKWWERKRACQLAGFGVIVNTFVDLEQPYCEEFRRVEARRAYFVGPLGLPSRSTLHRGGDGNVDCLDWLSTKPRRSVVFVCFGSWADFSVTQSRELALGLEASDQTFLWVVRCHDSSDQWAPEGWEQRVANRGLVVRGWAPQLAVLAHPSVGAFLTHCGWNSVLEAASAGVPVLTWPLVFEQFINERLVTEVATFGARVWDGGRRSERPEDAETVPAEAIARAVAGFMDGGEQRDRLKARAGELAERARAAVGEDGLSWRDVNRLIDDLLQARASGLPQGNSIQV; encoded by the coding sequence ATGACCGCCGCAGTCGACACCGCGGCCGTGGCGGGTGCGGGCAGGAGGCTGAGGGTGTTCTTCCTACCCTCCTTCATCCGGGGCCACCTCATCCCGCACACCGACCTGGCGTGCCGCGTCGCCGCGGCAAGGACCACGGAGGTGGAGGCGACCATGGTCGTGACGCCGGCCAACGCGGCCCTCATCGCGCCCACCgtggcgcgcgccgccgccgccggccacgcCGTGCGCGTGCTCTGCTACCCGTTCCCGGACGTCGGCCTCGGCGAGGGCGTCGAGTGcctcaccaccgccgccgcgcacGACGCGTGGCGTGTGTACCGCGCCATGGAGATCGTGCAGCCGTCCCACGAGTCGCTTCTCCGGGACCACCGCCCCGACGCCATCGTCGCCGACGTGCCGTTCTGGTGGACCAACGAGGTCGCCGCCGAGCTCGGCGTGCCGCGCCTCACGTTCCACCCTGTCGGCATCTTCGCGCTGCTCGCCATGAACAGCCTGTTCACCATACGGTCCGACATCATCCGGACCAGCTCCGCCGCCCCTGGGACGGTGCTGTCCGTGCCTGGCCTGCCCGGGAAGGAGATCGCCATCCCGGTGTCCGAGCTCCCGAACTTCTTGGTCCAGGACGACCACCTCTCCAAATGGTGGGAGCGGAAGAGAGCGTGCCAGCTTGCTGGCTTCGGCGTCATCGTCAACACCTTCGTCGACCTAGAGCAGCCCTACTGCGAGGAGTTCAGACGCGTGGAGGCGCGCCGCGCCTACTTCGTCGGGCCCCTGGGACTGCCATCGCGCTCCACCCTGCaccgcggcggcgacggcaaCGTGGACTGCCTGGACTGGCTGTCCACCAAACCGAGGCGGTCGGTAGTGTTCGTCTGCTTCGGGAGCTGGGCCGACTTCTCCGTGACTCAGAGCAGAGAGCTCGCCTTGGGGCTCGAGGCGTCGGACCAGACATTCCTTTGGGTTGTCCGCTGCCATGACTCCAGCGACCAGTGGGCACCGGAGGGCTGGGAGCAGCGCGTCGCCAACCGTGGCTTGGTCGTCCGCGGATGGGCGCCGCAGCTGGCGGTGCTGGCCCACCCGTCGGTGGGCGCGTTCCTGACGCACTGCGGTTGGAACTCGGTCCTCGAAGCCGCGTCCGCCGGCGTGCCGGTGCTAACGTGGCCGCTGGTGTTCGAGCAGTTCATCAACGAGCGGCTGGTCACCGAGGTGGCCACGTTCGGCGCGCGCGTCTGGGACGGCGGCAGGCGCAGCGAGAGGCCCGAGGATGCTGAGACCGTGCCGGCGGAGGCAATCGCGCGGGCCGTCGCCGGTTTCATGGACGGCGGAGAGCAGCGCGACAGGTTGAAGGCCAGGGCCGGGGAACTAGCGGAGCGCGCGCGCGCCGCTGTAGGTGAGGATGGCTTGTCCTGGCGTGACGTAAACCGCTTGATCGATGATCTCCTGCAGGCCAGAGCCTCAGGGTTGCCACAAGGGAATTCCATCCAGGTTTAA
- the LOC8085952 gene encoding heat stress transcription factor A-2a, which yields MDPFHGGIVKEEEFDFDFDFTGVSAGDAAVAAAASSWAVALPELPRPMEGLGEVGPTPFLTKTYDVVDDPNTDTVVSWGFAGNSFVVWDANAFATVILPRYFKHSNFSSFVRQLNTYGFRKVDPDRWEFANEGFQRGQKELLRTIKRRRPPSSPSAQQGQAPSSCLEMGRFGLDGEVHRLQRDKRILLAEVVKLRQEQQATRAQMQAMEERITTAEQKQLQMTVFLARALKNPSFIRMLVDRQGLGGRRRELEDALSKKRRRPIEYHLPPDGESSGTATEAAVNDYICGLPVGVNGVAEADDDGSRLEGSGGGGDTESFWVELLSLGLEEKHLEGGGGSEEGSGADVDDDVDVLVQSIYHLNPNPGSPSGK from the exons ATGGATCCCTTCCACGGCGGCATTGTGAAGGAGGAGGAGTTCGACTTCGACTTCGACTTCACCGGCGTTTCTGCGGGGgacgcggcggtggcggcggcggcgtcctcgTGGGCCGTCGCCTTGCCGGAGCTGCCCCGGCCGATGGAAGGACTCGGCGAGGTGGGCCCCACCCCATTCCTGACCAAGACCTACGACGTCGTGGACGACCCCAATACCGACACCGTCGTCTCCTGGGGGTTCGCCGGCAACAGCTTCGTGGTCTGGGACGCTAACGCCTTCGCCACGGTGATCCTCCCGCGCTACTTCAAGCATAGCAACTTCTCCAGCTTCGTCCGCCAGCTCAACACCTAC GGGTTCAGGAAGGTTGACCCGGACAGGTGGGAGTTCGCGAACGAGGGGTTCCAGCGTGGCCAGAAGGAGCTCCTGAGAACGATCAAGCGCCGGCGCCCGCCGTCGAGCCCGTCGGCGCAGCAGGGGCAGGCGCCATCGTCGTGTCTGGAGATGGGACGATTCGGGCTCGACGGCGAGGTGCACCGGCTGCAGCGCGACAAGCGCATCCTGCTCGCGGAGGTGGTGAAGCTGCGGCAGGAGCAGCAGGCGACGCGCGCGCAGATGCAGGCCATGGAGGAGCGCATCACCACGGCGGAGCAGAAGCAGCTGCAGATGACGGTGTTCCTGGCGCGCGCCTTGAAGAACCCGAGCTTCATCCGGATGCTGGTCGACCGGCAGGGCCTTGGTGGCCGCCGTAGGGAGCTCGAGGACGCGCTCTCCAAGAAGCGCCGCCGCCCCATCGAGTACCACCTCCCGCCCGACGGCGAGAGCAGCGGCACCGCTACGGAGGCGGCGGTGAACGACTACATTTGCGGCCTTCCGGTCGGCGTTAATGGCGTGGCGGAGGCGGACGACGACGGGAGCCGGCTGGaggggagcggcggcggcggggacacGGAGAGCTTCTGGGTGGAGTTGCTCAGCCTCGGCCTGGAGGAGAAGCACctggagggcggcggcggcagcgaggAGGGGAGCGGAGCTGACGTGGACGACGACGTGGATGTGCTGGTGCAGAGCATCTACCACTTGAACCCGAACCCGGGCAGCCCCAGTGGGAAGTGA
- the LOC8085950 gene encoding protein ECERIFERUM 26-like, with amino-acid sequence MPSAAMTVAAGLATGPGSRVTRFAKSTAASVTPVRPGKTHALSPLDNAMERHTVHVVLYLRAAPGLDREQLKESLSEVLSLYPAMTGRLTRGEGSDGAGTGSADAAHAHRGWVVKCNDAGVRMVDARAGVTLDEWLATATGDEEMDLLYYEPLGPDPYIWSPFYVQLTEFADKSYALGLSCTHIHNDPTAAALFFHAWAAAHRRTTSPYPPFLHAPALAVSPTSPPPPPPLLAEKASAVSPASTDATAMSSATFHFPASAVRALLSTLEPGTTPFAALAALFWLRITGAADGEGELTLALDFRKRMYAPLPLGYYGSSVHFARARADLASGLPAVAAALDRHVAGVPEDDLWRALEWLHARQQQEGDAAAPFQMYGPELTCAALDHVLMYGAEFEAGVPPARVSCRVGGAAGEGLVLVLPAAEGGEARDVVVTLPAEATARICRDPEVLRHGAEVVFGAKAVKEE; translated from the exons ATGCCTTCGGCGGCGATGACGGTGGCGGCGGGGCTGGCGACGGGGCCGGGCAGCCGCGTGACGCGGTTCGCCAAGTCGACGGCGGCGTCGGTGACGCCCGTCAGGCCGGGCAAGACGCACGCGCTGTCGCCCCTGGACAACGCCATGGAGCGGCACACGGTGCACGTGGTGCTCTACCTCCGCGCCGCCCCGGGCCTGGACCGGGAGCAGCTCAAGGAGTCGCTCTCCGAGGTGCTGTCGCTCTACCCGGCCATGACTGGCCGGCTCACGCGCGGCGAAGGCAGCGACGGGGCTGGCACTGGCAGCGCGGACGCCGCGCACGCGCACCGGGGCTGGGTCGTCAAGTGCAACGACGCCGGCGTGCGCATGGTGGATGCCAGGGCCGGCGTCACGCTCGACGAGTGGCTCGCCACGGCGACCGGCGACGAGGAGATGGACCTCCTCTACTACGAGCCCTTGGGGCCCGATCCTTACATCTGGTCTCCGTTCTACGTCCAG CTGACGGAGTTCGCCGACAAGTCGTACGCGCTGGGGCTGAGCTGCACCCACATCCACAACGAccccaccgccgccgcgctcTTCTTCCACGCCTGGGCTGCCGCGCACCGCCGGACCACCAGCCCTTACCCGCCCTTCCTCCACGCGCCGGCATTGGCGGTCTCCCCGACCTCGCCGCCCCCTCCCCCGCCTCTGCTCGCCGAGAAGGCCAGCGCCGTCTCCCCCGCCAGCACCGATGCCACCGCCATGTCCTCCGCGACGTTCCACTTCCCGGCCTCCGCGGTGCGCGCGCTGCTCTCCACCCTGGAGCCTGGCACCACCCCGTTCGCGGCGCTCGCCGCGCTCTTCTGGCTCCGGATCACCGGCGCCGCCGACGGGGAGGGGGAGCTCACGCTGGCGCTGGACTTCCGCAAGCGGATGTACGCGCCGCTGCCGTTGGGCTACTACGGCAGCTCCGTCCActtcgcgcgcgcgcgcgccgacCTCGCGTCCGGGCTGCCCGCCGTGGCCGCGGCGCTGGACCGCCACGTCGCCGGCGTGCCGGAGGACGACCTGTGGCGCGCCCTGGAGTGGCTCCACGCGCGGCAGCAGCAGGAGGGCGACGCCGCCGCGCCGTTCCAGATGTACGGGCCGGAGCTGACCTGCGCGGCGCTGGACCACGTGCTCATGTACGGCGCCGAGTTCGAGGCCGGTGTGCCCCCGGCCCGCGTGTCGTGCCGCGTGGGCGGGGCCGCCGGCGAGGGCCTGGTGCTCGTCCTGCCCGCGGCCGAGGGCGGCGAGGCGCGGGACGTGGTGGTGACGCTGCCCGCGGAGGCGACGGCCAGGATCTGCCGCGACCCCGAGGTGCTCCGGCACGGCGCCGAGGTGGTGTTCGGGGCGAAGGCCGTAAAGGAGGAGTAA